A part of Geothrix oryzae genomic DNA contains:
- a CDS encoding MFS transporter has translation MRRPAPPTAALLVTALAFHVDMLLYYLLVPLLPRYARELQLNQMEVGILFGSYAVALLLATFPVALLTDRYGRRRPMLWGLAGLMVTTLVFAVSKQYWLLVLARFLQGVAGAATWLPGMALLADHFPAESRGKAMGTAFAAANLGVLIGPPLSGFLDQHGGPSTPFLLGAVLVGLDAAGRAFLLPVTEPARGPRLPFRQLLSNRTIRVFAGAMALGSCLWALLESTLPLDFDRRLGQSPTQIGLCFAGAAVAHTLTSPLMGRLSDRIGRARVLRVGLILVAILLPLPALLPRSWMVVVAMMGLGSTASFIMSPCSPAVADQVERLGSQSFASAFSILNLAYSVGMMVGPLVGGALVQGLGLAWALSLSGLGFAAYLLAMKGVKA, from the coding sequence ATGCGTCGCCCCGCACCCCCCACTGCCGCGCTCCTCGTGACGGCCCTCGCCTTCCATGTGGACATGCTCCTCTACTACCTGCTGGTGCCCCTTCTGCCGCGGTATGCCCGGGAGCTGCAGCTCAACCAGATGGAGGTGGGGATTCTCTTCGGCAGCTACGCCGTGGCGCTGCTGCTGGCGACTTTTCCCGTGGCTCTGCTCACGGACCGCTACGGCCGCCGCCGCCCCATGCTCTGGGGCCTGGCGGGACTGATGGTCACGACGCTGGTATTCGCGGTGTCGAAGCAGTACTGGCTGCTGGTGCTGGCGCGCTTCCTCCAGGGCGTCGCCGGCGCGGCGACCTGGCTGCCGGGCATGGCCCTGCTGGCGGATCACTTCCCGGCCGAGTCCCGGGGCAAGGCCATGGGCACGGCCTTCGCCGCCGCGAATCTCGGGGTGCTGATCGGGCCTCCGCTCTCGGGTTTCCTCGATCAGCATGGCGGTCCCTCCACGCCTTTCCTGCTGGGCGCGGTCCTGGTGGGCCTGGACGCGGCGGGCCGGGCCTTCCTGCTGCCGGTGACGGAACCGGCAAGAGGCCCGAGACTCCCTTTTCGACAGTTGCTGTCCAACCGAACCATCCGGGTCTTCGCCGGTGCCATGGCGCTGGGCTCCTGCCTGTGGGCCCTCCTGGAATCCACCCTGCCGCTGGATTTCGATCGCAGGCTGGGCCAGTCCCCGACGCAGATCGGCCTCTGTTTCGCGGGGGCGGCCGTGGCGCATACCCTCACCTCACCCTTGATGGGCCGTTTGTCCGACCGCATCGGCCGGGCCCGGGTGTTGCGCGTGGGGCTGATCCTGGTGGCGATCCTGCTGCCCCTTCCTGCCCTGCTGCCCCGGTCCTGGATGGTGGTGGTGGCCATGATGGGACTGGGCAGCACGGCAAGCTTCATCATGAGCCCCTGCAGTCCCGCCGTGGCGGACCAGGTGGAGCGGCTGGGGAGCCAGAGCTTCGCCTCGGCCTTCTCCATCCTGAACCTGGCCTACTCCGTGGGCATGATGGTGGGCCCTCTGGTGGGAGGAGCCCTGGTACAGGGTTTGGGGCTGGCCTGGGCCTTGAGTCTGTCCGGCCTCGGCTTTGCCGCCTACCTGCTGGCCATGAAGGGCGTCAAGGCCTGA
- the add gene encoding adenosine deaminase, with amino-acid sequence MPKLTLQDLQRLPKTDLHVHLDGSLRIPTILELAEQQKVKLPADSMEGLRPFVEVGEDCKSLVEYLRAFDVTLSVMQTYESLVRTAFELAEDAAKENVRYMEVRYSPILHQQKGLTLHAIVQAVLEGLAQAERKYNIKTGVILCGMRHISPDISLRLADLTVAFKNKGVVGFDLAGAEENFPAKRHKDAFGRVLQNNINCTLHAGEAYGPESIHQAIHLCGAHRIGHGVRLIEDGDLLNYVNDHRIPLECCPSSNVQTKAVKKMADHPIRLFYDLGLRVTVNTDNRMVTATTVSHEFQVIHEELNFNLEEIKELIIMGFKSAFLPYALKRALLAEVVHELKAFKPGSLESKREQL; translated from the coding sequence ATGCCGAAACTCACGCTCCAGGATCTTCAGCGCCTTCCCAAGACGGATCTGCATGTTCATCTCGACGGCAGCCTCCGCATCCCCACCATCCTCGAATTGGCCGAACAGCAGAAAGTGAAGCTGCCGGCAGACAGCATGGAGGGCCTGCGCCCCTTCGTGGAGGTCGGCGAGGACTGCAAGTCCCTCGTGGAGTACCTCAGGGCCTTCGATGTGACGCTGTCCGTGATGCAGACCTACGAGAGCCTGGTCCGCACCGCCTTCGAGCTGGCCGAGGATGCGGCCAAGGAGAATGTCCGCTACATGGAGGTGCGGTACAGCCCCATCCTCCATCAGCAGAAGGGGCTCACGCTCCACGCCATCGTCCAGGCGGTGCTCGAGGGGCTGGCCCAGGCGGAGCGGAAGTACAACATCAAGACCGGCGTCATCCTCTGCGGCATGCGCCACATCTCGCCCGACATCTCGCTGCGCCTGGCGGACCTCACCGTGGCCTTCAAGAACAAGGGCGTGGTGGGCTTCGACCTGGCGGGCGCCGAGGAGAACTTTCCCGCCAAGCGCCACAAGGACGCCTTCGGCCGCGTCCTGCAGAACAACATCAACTGCACCTTGCATGCGGGTGAGGCCTACGGTCCCGAGAGCATCCACCAGGCCATCCACCTCTGCGGGGCGCACCGCATCGGCCACGGCGTGCGGCTCATCGAGGATGGCGACCTGCTGAACTATGTGAACGACCACCGCATTCCGCTGGAGTGCTGCCCGTCGAGCAATGTGCAGACCAAGGCCGTGAAGAAGATGGCCGACCACCCGATCCGGCTGTTCTACGACCTGGGCTTGCGTGTCACCGTGAACACGGACAACCGCATGGTCACGGCCACCACGGTGAGCCACGAATTCCAGGTCATCCACGAGGAGCTGAACTTCAACCTCGAGGAGATCAAGGAGCTCATCATCATGGGCTTCAAGAGCGCCTTCCTGCCCTACGCCCTCAAGCGGGCCCTGTTGGCGGAAGTGGTGCACGAGTTGAAGGCCTTCAAGCCGGGCAGTCTGGAGAGCAAACGAGAGCAGCTCTGA
- a CDS encoding DUF2721 domain-containing protein, with protein MPAPVSDQTIYDISHVIQLSVAPVFLLTSIGTILGVLSTRLARIVDRARALKDLLETASEVRIAAIQDEMHTLARRRNLINLAITFGTTAALLVCVSIATVFLGAVMKAGVAGAVASLFILAMAAFVAALVFFLREILLAVRSLHLA; from the coding sequence ATGCCCGCACCCGTCTCCGACCAGACCATCTACGACATCTCGCATGTCATCCAGCTCTCGGTGGCGCCGGTCTTCCTGCTGACTTCCATCGGGACGATCCTGGGCGTGCTGTCCACGCGGCTGGCCCGCATCGTGGATCGGGCCCGCGCGTTGAAGGACCTGCTCGAGACAGCCTCGGAGGTCCGGATCGCGGCCATCCAGGATGAGATGCACACCCTGGCGCGGCGGCGGAACCTGATCAACCTGGCCATCACCTTCGGCACCACCGCGGCGCTGCTGGTCTGCGTCAGCATCGCCACAGTGTTCCTGGGGGCGGTGATGAAGGCCGGCGTCGCCGGGGCGGTGGCGTCGCTCTTCATCCTGGCCATGGCCGCCTTCGTGGCGGCGCTCGTGTTCTTCCTGCGGGAGATCCTCCTGGCGGTCCGGAGCCTCCACCTGGCCTGA
- a CDS encoding class I SAM-dependent methyltransferase, protein MDWFAWDFDHPAYFQIYADKAADAALEGPALAALLDLPAGSRVLDLPCGWGRLHPHLKARGLEVVGGDLSTLNLRRHAEEHPAPLARLDLRNLPFRGGCADGVFCAFTSWGYFATEEENLRQLSEAARVLRPGGALLLDLVGRDFLRSSVAEVEGYWLDFPHEGYQERATWSPDHRRILTERRCQGQAFRHDIWIPTDAEVQACLAQAGFRAIEAYGGLDGRPWDAAAERWIYRAVRP, encoded by the coding sequence ATGGACTGGTTCGCCTGGGATTTCGATCACCCCGCCTATTTCCAGATCTACGCGGACAAGGCGGCCGATGCCGCCCTGGAAGGCCCTGCGCTCGCGGCCCTGCTGGATCTCCCGGCCGGGAGCCGCGTGCTGGACCTGCCCTGCGGCTGGGGCCGCCTCCATCCCCACCTGAAGGCCCGGGGCCTGGAGGTGGTCGGAGGCGACCTGAGCACCCTCAACCTGCGCCGCCACGCCGAGGAACACCCCGCGCCCTTGGCCCGCCTGGACCTCCGGAACCTCCCCTTCCGCGGCGGCTGCGCCGATGGCGTCTTCTGCGCGTTCACAAGCTGGGGCTACTTCGCCACGGAGGAGGAGAACCTCCGCCAGCTGTCGGAAGCCGCCCGGGTCCTGCGCCCCGGCGGTGCCCTGCTCCTGGATCTGGTGGGCCGGGACTTCCTGCGCTCCTCCGTGGCGGAAGTGGAAGGCTACTGGCTGGACTTTCCCCACGAGGGCTACCAGGAGCGCGCCACCTGGAGCCCCGACCACCGGCGCATCCTCACCGAGCGACGCTGCCAGGGCCAGGCCTTCCGCCACGACATTTGGATTCCCACGGATGCCGAGGTCCAGGCATGTCTCGCGCAGGCCGGCTTCCGCGCCATCGAGGCCTATGGCGGCCTGGATGGACGCCCCTGGGACGCCGCGGCCGAGCGGTGGATCTACCGGGCCGTCAGGCCTTGA
- a CDS encoding FeoA family protein, with protein MTQNLSIPLSDLQPGDEGEVIQVQAQGQIRQRLLEMGFIRGARLRVEKLAPLGDPMELVIKGYHLSLRRDESACILVQRVA; from the coding sequence ATGACTCAAAATCTATCAATCCCCCTGAGCGACCTCCAACCGGGGGACGAGGGGGAGGTCATCCAGGTGCAGGCCCAGGGCCAGATCCGTCAGCGCCTGCTGGAGATGGGCTTCATCCGGGGGGCGCGCCTCCGGGTCGAGAAGCTGGCGCCGCTGGGCGATCCCATGGAACTCGTGATCAAGGGCTACCACCTGTCGCTGCGGCGGGACGAGAGCGCCTGCATCCTCGTCCAGCGGGTGGCCTGA
- the ribA gene encoding GTP cyclohydrolase II, with protein MTPKEPSSAPKLELFCKLQAEKVPFIAKANVPSIFGKFTVYGFLEHATGKEHLAIVAGEIDARRRIPVRIHSECWTGDVLGSLKCDCRQQLEEGLRHVAEHGGMVLYLRQEGRGIGLLNKLKAYALQEQGLDTVEANHSLGFPDDLRTYDCAVEMLKFFGITKVKLLTNNPRKIGALESAGIEVERERHQLASNPHNLRYLKTKARKSGHMLDFEEEAL; from the coding sequence ATGACCCCCAAAGAACCCAGCAGCGCCCCGAAGCTCGAACTCTTCTGCAAGCTGCAGGCGGAGAAGGTCCCCTTCATCGCCAAGGCCAATGTCCCGTCCATCTTCGGGAAGTTCACGGTCTACGGCTTCCTGGAGCACGCCACGGGCAAAGAGCACTTGGCGATCGTGGCGGGGGAGATCGACGCCCGGAGGCGCATCCCGGTGCGCATCCATTCCGAATGCTGGACGGGGGATGTGCTGGGCAGCCTCAAGTGCGATTGCCGGCAGCAGCTCGAGGAAGGCCTTCGCCATGTGGCCGAGCATGGCGGCATGGTGCTCTACCTGCGCCAGGAGGGCCGTGGCATCGGCCTCCTGAACAAGCTCAAGGCCTATGCGCTGCAGGAGCAGGGGCTCGACACCGTGGAGGCCAACCACTCCCTGGGCTTCCCCGATGACCTCCGCACCTACGACTGCGCCGTGGAGATGCTGAAGTTCTTCGGCATCACCAAGGTCAAGCTGCTGACCAACAACCCGCGCAAGATCGGCGCGCTGGAATCGGCGGGCATCGAGGTCGAGCGGGAGCGCCACCAGCTGGCTTCCAATCCCCACAACCTGCGGTATCTCAAGACCAAGGCCCGCAAGAGCGGCCACATGCTGGATTTCGAGGAAGAGGCACTCTAG
- the pgsA gene encoding CDP-diacylglycerol--glycerol-3-phosphate 3-phosphatidyltransferase, whose protein sequence is MTSSSPLTLPNALTLLRILAIPFFAIAVWYGHHWQAFALFAAAGFTDLLDGLIARAFNQRSDLGAVLDPAADKLLMTTAFILLAWRTQGMAAPVPVWVAILAITRDLVISFYAFASVDRLSDSKFHPSLLGKLSTAMQLIAVSLGLLFNALGYRPWMDPFLPEMYWLVAALVLASGIHYFMRATRTPVA, encoded by the coding sequence ATGACCTCCTCCAGCCCACTGACCCTGCCCAACGCACTGACCTTGCTGCGGATCCTGGCGATCCCCTTTTTCGCCATCGCGGTCTGGTACGGCCACCACTGGCAGGCCTTCGCGCTCTTCGCCGCCGCGGGGTTCACCGACCTGCTGGACGGCCTCATCGCCCGGGCCTTCAACCAGCGCTCGGACCTGGGAGCCGTGCTGGATCCGGCCGCGGACAAGCTGCTGATGACCACGGCCTTTATCCTCCTGGCCTGGCGCACCCAGGGCATGGCCGCGCCTGTCCCCGTGTGGGTGGCCATCCTCGCCATCACGCGGGATCTGGTGATCTCGTTCTACGCGTTCGCCTCGGTCGATCGACTCAGCGACAGCAAGTTCCATCCGAGCCTGCTCGGGAAGCTCAGCACCGCCATGCAGCTGATCGCCGTTTCGCTCGGCCTGCTCTTCAACGCCCTGGGCTACCGCCCCTGGATGGATCCCTTCCTCCCCGAGATGTACTGGCTGGTGGCCGCCCTGGTGCTGGCCTCGGGCATCCACTACTTCATGCGGGCCACTCGGACGCCCGTGGCCTGA
- a CDS encoding DHH family phosphoesterase, translated as MLDRFADFLDRHTKVLLTTHENPDGDGVGAAIALAAHLKGQGKAVRIVVTPVLPENLRFLDPEGWIEAFEPGGAHGDLAAWPDAWLLIDASEPHRMGPLFAAFQGTGAERACLDHHLKDAPQGFDDEFTDSTASASTELVYDLVRPRLGGDLPPVMAQALYAGMVSDTGNFRHSNTTPKIHHAAADLIAQGVHPARTYNALYQTATPAKLKLFGRAMGGLQLRDAGRFAYVAVTATDLAACGATHEDLDELVEEPRKLFGVEVAALFSETADGRAKVSLRSRERVDVNAVCRLFGGGGHRLASGAKVAESLPAFIAQVETAVQAQMAKDIV; from the coding sequence ATGCTGGATCGCTTCGCCGATTTTCTCGACCGCCACACCAAGGTCCTTCTCACCACGCACGAGAACCCGGACGGGGACGGCGTGGGCGCGGCGATCGCCCTGGCCGCCCACCTGAAAGGGCAGGGCAAGGCGGTCCGCATCGTGGTGACGCCGGTTCTTCCCGAGAACCTGCGCTTCCTGGATCCCGAGGGCTGGATCGAGGCCTTCGAGCCCGGCGGCGCCCATGGCGACCTGGCCGCCTGGCCCGATGCCTGGCTGCTCATCGACGCCTCGGAACCCCACCGGATGGGGCCGCTCTTCGCGGCGTTCCAGGGCACCGGGGCCGAGCGCGCCTGCCTAGACCATCACCTCAAGGACGCCCCGCAGGGCTTCGACGACGAGTTCACGGATTCCACGGCCAGCGCCAGCACGGAGCTGGTCTACGACCTGGTGCGGCCCCGCCTCGGCGGCGACCTCCCGCCCGTGATGGCCCAGGCCCTCTACGCCGGCATGGTGAGCGACACCGGCAACTTCCGGCACTCCAACACCACGCCGAAGATCCACCATGCCGCGGCTGACCTCATCGCCCAGGGCGTCCACCCCGCCCGGACCTACAACGCGCTCTATCAGACCGCCACGCCCGCCAAGCTCAAGCTCTTCGGCCGGGCCATGGGCGGACTCCAGCTACGGGATGCCGGCCGCTTCGCCTATGTCGCCGTGACCGCGACGGATCTGGCCGCCTGTGGCGCCACGCACGAGGATCTGGACGAGCTGGTGGAGGAACCCCGCAAGCTGTTCGGAGTGGAAGTCGCGGCCCTCTTTTCCGAGACCGCGGATGGCCGCGCCAAGGTCAGCCTGCGCTCCCGCGAGCGGGTGGATGTGAATGCGGTCTGCCGTTTGTTCGGCGGCGGCGGCCACCGCCTGGCTTCGGGCGCGAAGGTCGCGGAGTCCCTGCCGGCCTTCATCGCGCAGGTGGAAACGGCCGTTCAGGCTCAAATGGCGAAGGACATTGTCTAG
- a CDS encoding pseudouridine synthase, whose protein sequence is MRKPAPKGPRTAPTTRKPTAARPAAGVTRTSAPARPTSGPARSSSAVRPSSSAGARPTARPTSGAPARRPAIDKTRPAAKQAPRKAAPSRPSGGASPRPARAGQERLQKILAAAGIASRRACEQIILDGRVQVNGKTVTELGACADSRRDEITVDLVEIQREAPVYILMNKPKGYVTTVRDDQGRPTVMALLKGVPGRLYPVGRLDFNSEGLLLMTNDGALAQVLMGPEHEIPKVYLVKVHRNPRPELLKEFQEGFLLSGRRLKPCHIEIAEKGDNPWLKVTLTEGKNQQIRRMFAAVGHPVSKLRRVQFGPLADPLLKPGAWRYLNPQEIAAIKSL, encoded by the coding sequence ATGAGAAAGCCCGCCCCGAAGGGGCCCCGCACCGCGCCCACCACCCGCAAGCCAACCGCCGCCCGCCCGGCCGCCGGCGTGACCCGGACCTCGGCTCCTGCCCGTCCGACCTCAGGTCCGGCCCGGTCCTCGTCTGCCGTCCGCCCATCCTCAAGCGCGGGCGCCCGCCCCACCGCCCGCCCCACCTCCGGTGCTCCCGCCCGGCGCCCCGCCATCGACAAGACCCGGCCCGCGGCCAAGCAGGCCCCGCGCAAGGCCGCGCCGTCCCGCCCCAGCGGTGGCGCCTCGCCTCGTCCTGCCCGGGCCGGCCAGGAGCGCCTGCAGAAGATCCTGGCCGCCGCGGGCATCGCCAGCCGCCGGGCCTGCGAACAGATCATCCTCGACGGCCGCGTGCAGGTGAACGGGAAGACCGTCACCGAACTGGGCGCCTGCGCGGACTCCCGCCGGGACGAGATCACCGTGGACCTGGTCGAGATCCAGCGCGAGGCGCCGGTCTACATCCTCATGAACAAGCCGAAGGGCTATGTGACCACCGTGAGGGACGACCAGGGTCGCCCCACCGTGATGGCGCTCCTCAAGGGCGTACCGGGCCGGCTCTACCCGGTGGGCCGCCTGGACTTCAACTCCGAGGGGCTCCTGCTCATGACCAACGACGGGGCCCTGGCCCAGGTGCTCATGGGACCCGAACACGAGATTCCCAAGGTCTACCTCGTCAAAGTGCACCGCAATCCCCGGCCTGAGCTCCTCAAGGAATTCCAGGAGGGCTTCCTGCTCAGCGGACGCCGCCTCAAGCCCTGCCACATCGAAATCGCGGAGAAGGGCGACAACCCCTGGCTGAAGGTGACCCTCACCGAAGGGAAGAATCAGCAGATCCGCCGCATGTTCGCCGCCGTGGGCCACCCCGTCAGCAAGCTGCGCCGGGTGCAGTTCGGCCCCCTGGCCGATCCCCTGCTGAAGCCCGGCGCCTGGCGCTACCTGAACCCCCAGGAGATCGCCGCGATCAAGAGCCTTTAG
- a CDS encoding GNAT family N-acetyltransferase: MFHDLPSLARRLESAQARQNERFNQAAGGRSLPVGGGFAHVRGPGHPLNQALGLIDPITEADLDAIESFLGTPTVLELSPGADPDLWPLLARRGYRLQQFQQLWIRSLAGVEEAPPPSEVRRAELGEAGSYNRIVAAGFMDQDDWRGLVPPFEVSLAVPDAWGFLAIVDGEPAGGGMLGIVDGVALLSGDAVIPSFRGRGLQKALIRARLAFAQGRGCDLACASTAPGTASQRSYEACGFRVGYPKVEMARD, translated from the coding sequence ATGTTCCATGACCTACCCAGCCTGGCCCGCCGTCTCGAGAGTGCCCAGGCCCGTCAGAACGAGCGTTTCAACCAGGCCGCCGGTGGCCGCAGCCTCCCGGTGGGCGGCGGCTTCGCCCATGTCCGCGGCCCGGGCCATCCGCTGAATCAGGCGTTGGGTCTGATCGATCCGATCACCGAGGCAGACCTCGACGCCATCGAATCCTTTCTCGGCACGCCGACGGTGCTGGAGCTGAGCCCCGGCGCCGATCCCGATCTATGGCCCCTGCTCGCCCGGCGGGGCTATCGCCTGCAACAGTTCCAGCAGCTGTGGATCCGCTCCCTGGCCGGGGTGGAGGAGGCTCCGCCACCATCGGAGGTCCGCCGGGCAGAGCTCGGGGAGGCCGGCTCCTACAACCGGATCGTGGCGGCGGGGTTCATGGATCAGGACGATTGGCGCGGTCTGGTCCCTCCCTTCGAGGTCTCTCTCGCGGTCCCGGATGCCTGGGGGTTCCTGGCCATCGTGGATGGAGAGCCCGCGGGGGGCGGCATGCTCGGGATCGTCGACGGCGTGGCCCTTCTGTCGGGCGACGCCGTGATCCCCTCCTTCCGGGGCCGGGGCCTGCAGAAGGCGCTCATCCGGGCCCGCCTGGCCTTTGCGCAAGGGCGCGGCTGCGACCTTGCCTGCGCCTCCACGGCGCCGGGAACGGCCAGCCAGCGTTCGTACGAAGCCTGTGGCTTCCGCGTGGGCTATCCCAAGGTGGAGATGGCCCGGGACTGA
- a CDS encoding energy transducer TonB, whose amino-acid sequence MFPFAFPRGQGPAYADLPPTLQPCAIAASAPPSEYRLAATLSGLVYLLIGGAALALASLAPAAILQVNRPTKPERIIEFEGPRMPRFVEHRLPASGGSGGGLALPTAPAVAAPRVDPEVPAASLPTENHRGDLPAGGPGRADSPAQPNGSAQPMGMASPGIRDFTMVGLTELRRVEPVYPDFARRARIQGSVVLSMTVDDQGLPIQVQVLEGPQALHEAALQAARQWRFEPARIDGRSVAARFKLTLNFRLR is encoded by the coding sequence ATGTTCCCTTTCGCGTTCCCGCGCGGCCAGGGGCCTGCCTACGCGGACCTGCCGCCCACCCTTCAGCCCTGCGCCATCGCGGCCTCGGCACCCCCTTCCGAGTATCGGCTTGCGGCGACCCTGTCCGGGCTGGTCTACCTCCTGATCGGAGGCGCGGCCCTGGCGCTGGCGTCTCTCGCGCCCGCCGCCATCCTGCAAGTGAACCGCCCCACGAAACCCGAGCGGATCATCGAGTTCGAGGGGCCGCGAATGCCGCGGTTCGTCGAGCACCGGCTCCCCGCATCCGGGGGCTCGGGTGGAGGCCTCGCCCTGCCCACGGCCCCGGCTGTGGCGGCGCCCCGCGTGGATCCTGAGGTCCCCGCGGCAAGCCTGCCCACGGAGAATCATCGCGGGGATCTTCCGGCAGGGGGGCCCGGGCGCGCCGATTCCCCGGCCCAGCCTAACGGATCGGCCCAGCCGATGGGAATGGCCAGCCCCGGGATTCGCGACTTCACCATGGTCGGGTTGACGGAGCTTCGTCGCGTGGAGCCGGTGTACCCGGACTTCGCCCGCCGCGCGCGCATCCAGGGCTCGGTGGTCCTCTCGATGACGGTGGACGACCAGGGCTTGCCGATCCAGGTGCAGGTACTGGAAGGCCCCCAGGCCCTCCACGAGGCCGCCCTGCAGGCGGCGCGGCAGTGGCGCTTCGAGCCGGCCCGGATCGATGGCCGGTCCGTGGCCGCCCGCTTCAAGCTCACCTTGAACTTCCGGCTGAGGTGA
- a CDS encoding Fur family transcriptional regulator, whose protein sequence is MRKQKTDRPEEQQRFETFLRSRQLKLTGERLELVEEVFGQAHHFDADQLHMALKQKGKAISRATVYRTLDLLVQCGLVRKSSFGDQHAHYEAVRSDEHHDHLICLNCDAIIEFFRPKLEALQDTICQEYGFKPMHHSHQIFGLCKDCQALETDAPTLAHRLSQLNV, encoded by the coding sequence ATGCGAAAGCAGAAGACCGACCGCCCCGAAGAACAGCAGCGTTTCGAGACCTTCCTGCGCTCGCGCCAGTTGAAGTTGACGGGCGAGCGGCTGGAGCTGGTGGAGGAGGTCTTCGGCCAGGCCCACCATTTCGACGCGGACCAGCTCCACATGGCCTTGAAGCAGAAGGGCAAGGCCATCAGCCGCGCCACCGTCTACCGCACCCTCGACCTGCTGGTGCAGTGCGGGCTGGTGCGGAAGAGCAGCTTCGGCGACCAGCACGCCCACTACGAGGCAGTGCGGAGCGACGAGCATCACGACCACCTGATCTGCCTGAACTGCGACGCCATCATCGAGTTCTTCCGGCCCAAGCTCGAGGCACTCCAGGACACCATCTGCCAGGAATACGGGTTCAAGCCCATGCACCACAGCCACCAGATTTTCGGCCTCTGCAAGGACTGCCAGGCGCTGGAGACCGACGCCCCCACCCTCGCGCACCGGTTGAGCCAGTTGAATGTTTGA